From Bactrocera oleae isolate idBacOlea1 chromosome 4, idBacOlea1, whole genome shotgun sequence:
AAAAGTAACTGATAGCTGAAAAGGtccaaaattttgtaaaaaaaaaagtttacttcggttgctctgaagctataatacaattcacaaatacaaaatgttttttagataaacttgattccgatcgttcagcttgtatgacagcaatatgctatagtgattagatccgaacaattttttcgtagATTCCATTATTATCTTAGATAATGATCCTTTCCAAactatcgtgaagatatctcgtcaaatgaaaaagctttcaatacaagaatttgattccgaatgttcagtttgtgtggcagctatatgttatagtgctccgatatcggccattccgacaaatgagcagcttcttgggtagaaaaagatgtatgcaaaatttctgatctaTAAAGATCGATAAAGCCATTTTATCGAGAATGCAATTATTTAGTTAGTATAGTTGTTGAGTAAATGtcacaaaagagatgcttgcAAAAGTCTTAAACCCAATTCAAACATCATAAATGTCTTAAATCGGAACTTGTAGAAGGTACTAAAAGCTATCCGGGTTAAAGACcataaaaaacatgaaaaatagaCCATAAATAAGAAATCCAAATTTACCTTTCCCAACAGGCCCAATTTCATGAGATTTTCttgtatacgtacatatacatgtgtgggtataaaaaaataaaattaaatactatttttttttgtttgccaaaatacaaattttcgatGATTTGTTACATGCTTACACATACACCTACGTACATCAAtgttctttgtttatttttcttaataaaattcgCACTTAAATTCGTGTGTTTCGGCCGAAAACTGCGTGCTGGCCGAAGAACGACGGAATTTGTATGAAATGTCGTCGTAAGTCATTTGTTTATAGGGTAAATTCTTAACGGCATTTGCGGATATAAATACGTAGCAAGTGATTGCCTTGTAGATTaccgtacatatttacaaatatacatatgtatgaacatatgaAATGTCGCTTCTTTGTATCCACCTTTATAATAAAATGCATTCTTTCTTCATCACCTTTACAGAAATTCGATGAAGTCGATGGGCAGTCGGTTACACCCCTCACCATGGCGGCCATGATGGGCAATGTGACATTCGTGAAGACGCTGCTCACTCAGTTCGACATCGATTTAGAGCGCGAGTGCAACGTTGTCTTCGACGGATTGCTGGTGTATGGCGCAACCGCGCTCTGGGTTGCCGCGGGCATGGGTCACATGCAAGTGGTGAAGATGTTAGTGCAGCGTGGTGCCGATGTTAATCACAACACAAAGGCACAATCGTCACCACTTCGTGCCGCCTGCTATGAAGGTGAGTTGACCGCACCACGCGCCACTCCCACAATAAACTAGCGTTCATTATACGATTTAACTCTGACGCGTTTTCAGGGCGTTTGGATATCGTTAAATATCTAATTGAACATGGCGCCGATGTGAATTTGGCCAACACCTACAACAACACGTCTATTATGATTGCCGCCTACAAGGGACACGCTCATGTTGTGGACACACTGCTGAAGAACGGCGCTAATCCGAATGAGCAGGCGCTTTGTGGCGCCACCGCATTGCATTACGCTGCCGAGTGCGGTCATCTAGAGGCGTGTCGCCTGTTGCTCGACCATGGTGCTCGCATGCAAAAAAACGAGCACGGACTGACGCCAGTTCTGCAAGCCGCCGAACGGACACACGAAGCGGTAGTGGAAATGTTCATATCACGCCCTGGACTAATGACCAAAGAAGAGGTGTGTATGCTCTCACGCAAAATTATTGGTTAGTATTCATTTAATGTCATGTCTTAATTTGTCGTCACAGACAATAACGGCAATCGAGCTGATGGGTGCCTCATTTGCCAACGATAAGGATAATTACAACATCACGAAAGCCTATCAGCACATGATGCGTGCTATGGAAATGCGCTATGAGGACGAACCGAAGGTAATACGGAAGCGCGTCATGGCGCCGGTTCCGGCCTATGACGATTGGTTCGAAACGGAGAACATACCAGAGCTGCAGGCCATACGGCTGAATCATCATTCGATACATATGGAGGCGTTGACGATACGAGAACGTATTTTAGGTAAACACTATCCGGATCTGCCGCAGCCGATCGTGTATCGTGGTGCGGTAATGGCCGATCAAGGACGTTTTGCACAGTGTCAAGTGCTGTGGaattatgctatcgatctgcgCATGATCAACAATGTAAGACCTCTGATTTCGGCTTCATTCCATTTACATATCTAAATTGCATGTATTTGTAGGTTTCGGTTGAACGTGACTTGCTGCGTTTTGCTCAGCTGTTCTCGCAGATTTTGCGCTTGGAAAAACAAACTTTGGATCTTTCACTTGTTTTGTCTGTGTTGGTTAAGTGTCAGCAGGaaatagaaaacaataaatacaaaatagttCATCCGGGACCCAAGGATGTGCCGCAGATGTTGGCGGTAAAAGCTCACGCTATccttttctctctctctctctaattTGCATATAATTCGAAAATCTCTTTTGTTTTAGGATCAAAACGAACAGAATGTCGTCACTGCCCTCTACCTCATCAAGATCATCACGAAACTGTTAGCGCACACCAATATCGACATAGAGCGACCACAAATCGAACAATTATACTCAACGATATTGAAATTCATTAAATGCGATACTCGCCTGGCAGATGGCCAGACTCTATTACATTTGGCTGTGAATGGCGTAACGCCGGTTGATGATTTCTACACAAGTGATATATGCCGGTAAATGCCACAAGTTACAATATTTCTCTCCTCATTAcatgtaattaaaatgttttgtatattttgctaGTTTCCCTTGCTTCCGCACCGCATTGTTGCTGGTCCATGTTGGCGCCTCCGTTACAGCTGTGGACCGTGATCGCAATACACCTCTGCATACGCTCGTCTCAAGTGTAAGTTGCTAACTATTTGCCACTCTGAAAACTGTATACAAACTTGTCTCTACATATTTTCAGATTCAGTCCCCACGCGACAATCCACACGTATTAGTACAAGCCGAAAAGATTGTGAAGCTCTTTGTGGACGCCGGCGCACATTTGGACGCGGTGAATGCGAATGGCTTGACGCCAGCAAGAGTCGGTAATGCAGGTAAATAACGGTGTGCaatgagaaatatattaaattaaaattaatgcgCTTGCCTAATTATTGCAGCTGGCATTAGTAATCTAATACTAAGCTACCAGAATTCGTTAACCTCCCTCAAATGCATCGCCTCACGTTGCATCGCCTTCCACAAGCTTAAATATCAGGGTTTCATACCTAAGGCTTTGGAAGCTTTCATACAAATGCACAGCGCCGAAAAGTTTTGCGCGTAAACCTTGCCATTTTTGATTTGCGGAGAGTTGTGTTGACTAATGTGAGCGGAGTGTGGCAGTGGAAACGTGCGGCCTGATATTACACAATCAACTTCCTTtctgtatattataattttgtatatttgagatcgaatatttattttagatattaaaaatgataGGCGCTAGATAGCTAACAAACAATAACGATATTGAATGAGTAcgcaatacatttttaatagccaattgaattgaattgaatttcatGCTATATCATGGAAGTTATAAGATATctgatatatatttgatattattgTGGTACAGCTTGTGCgccaaaaataagtttttaaataaattttgtttgaaataataTAACCAAATATTGTACATTAAAAATGTGGACTGAAAAGTTTAATtgtaaatacatgcataaataaatactaatttaaaaCGACCGAAAGCGAAGTCGCCAAATGGACACGATTTAAGTTTCTTAGTGGATAAAGttgatacaaataaataaaaaaatattttacaagcgACAACTAATCTTTCATTTACACGTATTTCTCTCTCTCGCAAGCGGATCTTAGACGGATCAATGCAGACTTCATtaccatttattatatatatttaaaccacatttgacatttataaaaatttaaacttgtattatattatgtataaaatcACAGCTGAAGGTTCTATGTACACTCATgtgcacatatgtgtatgtatgtatatgcaggcACATGTACCACGCGTTTTAGATTCGCACCACACTCAACGCACAGAGGTAACCCATAACTTTGTCGAGCGCACACACTGTCCGTCTAGTAAAAGAGAAACCGGAGGGATGCAGCGCGACGGTGGGTCTTAAATATTCGCGTCACTCACTTTACTCGTGCTTTGGTGTACTTTGGGATACACCTCCGGTTGGCGCATAACTTCCTCATATGAAGGTGGTGGCGCTGCAATAAAGAAAgttgagaaaaataaattttgacttttgCATTTCTACTTTCGATTGCTTTACTTTCCACCCGTGAGTTTACTTGTGTTTGTGCATATTGTGTGGAATTATCTGTaaatgcatacttttaggcgtggTGCCTGGTTCGAGTAAGTTTTCATAATTACCATTGATGATGTATTCCTCGTCGTGCATATACGCTGGATTCACAACCGCATCTGTGGGATATGTGGTTTCTATAATGCGCTCATCGGGCAGCGTCGAACGTTGCGAACGATTCGAATGCCTTCGCAAGCTGTTACTCTGCTGATGATATGAGTCTAAAAATTGTTCTTCGTTATCCATTTCGTCTGGTGGTAATTCTATGATATGAACTGATGGCCGACGACCTAGCAAATATTAGTGAAATCAAGTCAGTTGAGCTATATATGAgcgcatttttgttttgaaatataattatttaatgtgAACCGTTTTAAGTTTCACTCACCCGCCGCTATTGCGTCCGTGTAGTGCTCGGTGAAGGCGAAATGTGGTGTGATCGACTTTTTGCACTTGAGAAACAACACAATCAGAATCCAGCCGAGTATCAAGAAGAGATACACGAAACCCAGCATACTCATAGAACAACAATGTGTGCGGCAAACACTGTCACTggtctttcaaaatatttcaaaataactttATATGCTCCGTTTTGAGATTCTATTACACATCGGCACACAATGAACTTCGATTTTTAAGTGTGCGCTAATCCACCGAAACTCGAAATGCTCGCCCATAGAGCATAGTTCGGACGGTTTGTTTGCGATTTTTAATGGCCACCAGTCAAAATTATTAAGTGAAAATCGATAATTGGCAAAGTTATTTGGCGCGTGCGACAATCAGCGACATTGTTGTGGCTACGCTAAAATCGTGACACGAACTGAGCTGACCACGCTGCCGTACGCAAGGATATTTGGCTTGGTTAGCGCCTTCCGACGCCGCGTCGGTCGAGCGCTACTTTCGCTAGCTGCCATAGTCACTAGCCTTGTGTGGCCACAACAATAAAAAGTgcgaagaaaaattaaacaaataactgTACAAATgtgcacacccacacacataccaCGTGGGCATACGCTTATGTCAATGCTTCCTTTAGTCAAATGGGGGAGTGCTGCTTACATCTATTATAtaatgtgtatttgtatatgtatgtatgtatgtaagtaggtgGAAATGTCCATAATTGCGTGCGACATGTGAAGTGCCGCTAATCGCATTTAAATGctcgtttatgtgtgtgtattgcaCGGCGCGAGGATAGACTGGTTGGTTTCCTTGAAATGAGCGCACCTACAAACTGACAAACTCACACATTTGCATATGAGCATTGGCTTGCCTTTGCCAGACATttgcatttacatttttaaaattagcaaaTTACCTGTGAAATAGAAATTGAGCTCGTTGCAATGAGAGCACTTTCACTTTTCATTCCTTTTCCACACAGTGTATATACTCGTAAGTACTTGTATAGGTTTTAGGGCAATTTAATAGTTCAATTTTAGAAGTAGTTAGCATGGTCTCGTAGAAGCCaacttaagtatatacatacatacatatgtatacgagtagCGCCTATT
This genomic window contains:
- the LOC106622127 gene encoding uncharacterized protein isoform X1, giving the protein MSMLGFVYLFLILGWILIVLFLKCKKSITPHFAFTEHYTDAIAAGRRPSVHIIELPPDEMDNEEQFLDSYHQQSNSLRRHSNRSQRSTLPDERIIETTYPTDAVVNPAYMHDEEYIINDNSTQYAQTQVNSRVETPPPSYEEVMRQPEVYPKVHQSTSKVSDANI
- the Fem-1 gene encoding protein fem-1 homolog B isoform X1, which produces MCNEVRALSIAMMEELAEEVQLHFPGEKVNAPLLITIYYAARLDHAKRLLAATNDIHNKELVNYLVNLKFDEVDGQSVTPLTMAAMMGNVTFVKTLLTQFDIDLERECNVVFDGLLVYGATALWVAAGMGHMQVVKMLVQRGADVNHNTKAQSSPLRAACYEGRLDIVKYLIEHGADVNLANTYNNTSIMIAAYKGHAHVVDTLLKNGANPNEQALCGATALHYAAECGHLEACRLLLDHGARMQKNEHGLTPVLQAAERTHEAVVEMFISRPGLMTKEETITAIELMGASFANDKDNYNITKAYQHMMRAMEMRYEDEPKVIRKRVMAPVPAYDDWFETENIPELQAIRLNHHSIHMEALTIRERILGKHYPDLPQPIVYRGAVMADQGRFAQCQVLWNYAIDLRMINNVSVERDLLRFAQLFSQILRLEKQTLDLSLVLSVLVKCQQEIENNKYKIVHPGPKDVPQMLADQNEQNVVTALYLIKIITKLLAHTNIDIERPQIEQLYSTILKFIKCDTRLADGQTLLHLAVNGVTPVDDFYTSDICRFPCFRTALLLVHVGASVTAVDRDRNTPLHTLVSSIQSPRDNPHVLVQAEKIVKLFVDAGAHLDAVNANGLTPARVGNAAGISNLILSYQNSLTSLKCIASRCIAFHKLKYQGFIPKALEAFIQMHSAEKFCA
- the Fem-1 gene encoding protein fem-1 homolog B isoform X2; the encoded protein is MNSERIRTRKRLFESAWPGAKFWRGTSTTPISSYISYPAKFDEVDGQSVTPLTMAAMMGNVTFVKTLLTQFDIDLERECNVVFDGLLVYGATALWVAAGMGHMQVVKMLVQRGADVNHNTKAQSSPLRAACYEGRLDIVKYLIEHGADVNLANTYNNTSIMIAAYKGHAHVVDTLLKNGANPNEQALCGATALHYAAECGHLEACRLLLDHGARMQKNEHGLTPVLQAAERTHEAVVEMFISRPGLMTKEETITAIELMGASFANDKDNYNITKAYQHMMRAMEMRYEDEPKVIRKRVMAPVPAYDDWFETENIPELQAIRLNHHSIHMEALTIRERILGKHYPDLPQPIVYRGAVMADQGRFAQCQVLWNYAIDLRMINNVSVERDLLRFAQLFSQILRLEKQTLDLSLVLSVLVKCQQEIENNKYKIVHPGPKDVPQMLADQNEQNVVTALYLIKIITKLLAHTNIDIERPQIEQLYSTILKFIKCDTRLADGQTLLHLAVNGVTPVDDFYTSDICRFPCFRTALLLVHVGASVTAVDRDRNTPLHTLVSSIQSPRDNPHVLVQAEKIVKLFVDAGAHLDAVNANGLTPARVGNAAGISNLILSYQNSLTSLKCIASRCIAFHKLKYQGFIPKALEAFIQMHSAEKFCA
- the LOC106622127 gene encoding uncharacterized protein isoform X2, with amino-acid sequence MSMLGFVYLFLILGWILIVLFLKCKKSITPHFAFTEHYTDAIAAGRRPSVHIIELPPDEMDNEEQFLDSYHQQSNSLRRHSNRSQRSTLPDERIIETTYPTDAVVNPAYMHDEEYIINAPPPSYEEVMRQPEVYPKVHQSTSKVSDANI